In Erigeron canadensis isolate Cc75 chromosome 6, C_canadensis_v1, whole genome shotgun sequence, the following are encoded in one genomic region:
- the LOC122605395 gene encoding eEF1A lysine and N-terminal methyltransferase has translation MEVNLSAALETLTPSQYITFTIPSPIKHRHLSSFHTPLLHVAVLDSPTLSDTLPPLIAAMIVPNHRETDWNFCTKSGHLQLLSSNVSRLILIGNHFDNNISYYNNDKNEYCVYIRPPVIDALDKEKLESELKDLVIALHPKLCFQNGVPKNVLFLSYEDDVLCSVIVGRFVGRFVGEFVVEDVQVEVKDGTEKEFRRRLRFKRMPNLIQSQVRLVCGKGDVAGDIGRLDLGRLREMKEVEFRVDTGILVHAYLNPMVCGLFLIVVPLNERIERGLTPRALCLGVGGGALLSFLNAQLGFEVVGVEADEVVLSVARKYFGLKDGQFIRIIVGDAIKLIENVGSLGTSEDILNGKFDVVMVDLDSSKAVYGLSAPPPEFVKKCVLQAMRRVLHDHGVLVINVIPRDKLFYETLIQELRDVFHKVYEIDVDNDGSFVLMATLSPITSIDNDNAFLKRLRSVISGSYMDSIVEL, from the coding sequence ATGGAGGTGAATCTATCAGCAGCACTGGAAACCCTAACTCCATCACAATACATCACATTCACAATCCCATCTCCAATCAAACACCGCCACCTGTCCTCCTTCCACACTCCACTCCTTCACGTCGCCGTCCTCGATTCTCCAACGTTGTCAGACACCCTTCCGCCGTTAATCGCCGCCATGATCGTCCCAAACCACCGTGAAACCGACTGGAACTTCTGCACAAAATCCGGCCACCTTCAGCTCTTATCATCCAATGTCTCTCGTCTCATCCTAATTGGtaatcattttgataataatatatcttattataataatgataaaaatgaatatTGTGTTTATATTCGGCCCCCGGTTATTGATGCCTTAGATAAGGAGAAACTAGAGAGTGAATTAAAAGACTTAGTTATTGCTTTACACCCGAAATTGTGTTTTCAAAACGGTGTCCCGAAAAACGTGTTGTTTTTGAGTTACGAAGATGATGTGTTGTGTAGTGTGATTGTGGGTAGGTTTGTCGGTCGTTTTGTTGGTGAGTTTGTTGTTGAGGATGTTCAAGTGGAAGTGAAGGATGGTACGGAGAAAGAATTTAGGAGACGGTTGAGGTTTAAAAGAATGCCTAATTTGATACAATCACAAGTGCGTCTTGTTTGTGGTAAAGGTGACGTGGCGGGTGATATTGGGAGATTGGATTTAGGACGTTTGAGGGAAATGAAGGAGGTTGAGTTTAGAGTTGATACGGGGATTTTGGTTCATGCGTATTTGAATCCTATGGTTTGTGGACTCTTTTTGATTGTTGTGCCTTTAAATGAACGAATTGAACGAGGGTTGACTCCAAGAGCGTTGTGTTTAGGGGTTGGTGGTGGTGCTCTGTTAAGTTTCTTGAATGCCCAGTTGgggtttgaagttgttggtGTGGAGGCCGACGAGGTTGTTTTGAGTGTCGCGAGAAAATATTTTGGGTTAAAGGATGGGCAATTTATCAGAATAATTGTTGGAGATGCCATAAAATTGATTGAAAATGTTGGGTCTCTAGGAACTAGCGAAGATATTTTGAATGGTAAATTTGATGTAGTTATGGTTGATTTGGATTCGAGCAAGGCCGTCTATGGGCTTAGTGCTCCTCCACCGGAATTTGTTAAGAAATGTGTTCTCCAGGCCATGAGAAGAGTTCTTCATGATCACGGTGTTCTTGTCATCAATGTGATCCCTCGTGACAAACTGTTCTATGAAACGTTGATTCAAGAGCTTCGAGATGTTTTTCACAAGGTCTATGAAATTGATGTTGATAATGATGGAAGTTTTGTTCTTATGGCCACTTTGTCACCAATCACCTCTATTGACAATGATAATGCTTTCTTGAAGAGACTGAGATCTGTAATTTCAGGATCTTATATGGACTCCATAGTGGAATTGTGA